A stretch of the Actinoalloteichus fjordicus genome encodes the following:
- a CDS encoding GbsR/MarR family transcriptional regulator has product MTRRRAADHGAARLDGDVVADRGNEELPDEAARRHADRLAGLLDAAGFPRMPARTLMALLTSPSGELTAEQISKTLDVSPAAVSGAIRYLQSTHLVHTGSLRGTRRRVYSLAPNWYTATLTRSSMYGELRELARASPPSLRPDTAAGQRVEEMADFYAFLNRKFPELLTEWNELRAQGGTHREPPEA; this is encoded by the coding sequence ATGACCCGACGCCGCGCAGCCGACCACGGCGCTGCTCGCCTCGACGGGGACGTCGTGGCGGATCGCGGGAACGAGGAGCTGCCGGACGAGGCCGCCCGACGCCACGCCGACCGGCTCGCCGGTCTGCTGGACGCGGCAGGCTTCCCGCGAATGCCCGCGCGGACCCTGATGGCGCTGTTGACCAGCCCGAGCGGCGAGCTGACCGCCGAGCAGATCAGCAAGACCCTCGACGTCAGCCCGGCGGCCGTGTCCGGTGCGATCCGCTATCTCCAGTCGACGCACCTCGTGCACACCGGGTCGCTGCGCGGGACCCGTCGCCGGGTCTACAGCCTCGCCCCGAACTGGTACACGGCCACGCTGACTCGATCCTCCATGTACGGGGAACTGCGCGAACTCGCCCGCGCGAGCCCGCCGTCGCTGCGTCCCGACACCGCCGCCGGGCAGCGCGTCGAGGAGATGGCCGACTTCTACGCCTTCCTCAACCGCAAGTTCCCCGAACTCCTCACCGAGTGGAACGAGCTTCGGGCACAGGGCGGCACGCACCGGGAACCGCCGGAGGCGTAG
- a CDS encoding methyltransferase, whose product MFGLRAWWHRRATGDTGRRLSRPLSPPPVGGPRLPMAAALLLAPLPAAGGAVWPPEARPGRPFPAWFLAVTGFVGVRAAQAAMRRFRRVGADPSETTDLVTDGVVLSARTPAFTGMIVASVGLTAMVPTSPRLLALLCLLVGGQVQVRVVEKPCLHRVHGADYPAYATRTGRLLPAVGRRSDTAALGCA is encoded by the coding sequence GTGTTCGGACTCCGTGCGTGGTGGCATCGCCGAGCCACCGGCGACACCGGCCGTCGCCTCTCCCGACCGCTGTCGCCTCCGCCGGTTGGTGGGCCCCGGCTGCCGATGGCGGCGGCGCTGCTCCTCGCCCCGCTGCCGGCCGCGGGCGGCGCCGTCTGGCCGCCAGAAGCTCGACCGGGCAGACCATTCCCGGCCTGGTTCCTGGCGGTCACGGGCTTCGTCGGCGTCCGCGCCGCGCAGGCGGCGATGAGGCGCTTCCGGCGAGTCGGCGCCGACCCGTCCGAGACCACCGACCTGGTCACTGACGGCGTCGTCCTGTCGGCCCGCACCCCGGCCTTCACCGGCATGATCGTCGCCTCGGTCGGCCTGACCGCGATGGTGCCCACCTCGCCACGGCTGCTCGCCCTGCTCTGCCTCCTCGTCGGAGGCCAGGTGCAGGTACGGGTGGTCGAGAAGCCCTGCCTCCACCGCGTCCACGGGGCCGACTACCCGGCCTACGCCACCCGGACCGGCCGATTACTGCCCGCTGTCGGACGTCGATCCGACACCGCAGCCCTCGGCTGCGCGTGA
- a CDS encoding heavy metal translocating P-type ATPase: MADECCGSGEHRPGGTTSETEPGRPHAVERLWQVRELRFAAVAALLLAGAWPATAAGAEAIGTGLTLASAIAGAATFVPGALRNLLRRRVGVGTLMSIAAVGAVALGQLTEAAMLGVLFSVAEGLEHYAIARTRRSLRALLGLVPPTASVLRDGAESRVAPGDLVVGDRLLLRPGERAATDGVVRTGRTTLDLSAITGESMPVEAGPGAVVHAGAINGGGAIEVDVTARTSDSSLARIVHIVEEAQERKGSGQRLADRIARPLVPAIMVLALLIAAGGALLGDPLVWLERALVVLVAASPCALAISVPLTVVAAVGAAGRHGVLIKGGMALEELGRVDTVALDKTGTLTRNTPEVVAVISTEQDTSRADVLAAAAALEIRSEHPLSRAILAAAGDVSAADDVTAIPGHGLRGRRHGRLLRLGRPGWIDAGSSAEEVERLQALGATVVLLERDGTLAGVIAVRDELRAEVPVVVDRLRRMNIDTAMLSGDNSRTAAALAAQAGIHTVHAELLPEDKARLLADLRGGGRIAMVGDGVNDAPALATADVGIAMGAMGTDVAIETADVALMGEDLRHLPQTLAHARHARAVMLQNVALSLAIIAVLIPLGAVGVLGLASVVFIHELAEVLVILNAVRAARIVALPGVATPAGTSPPSSSDGGRPQPAAPCCDVC; encoded by the coding sequence GTGGCTGACGAGTGCTGCGGCTCGGGGGAACACCGGCCGGGCGGCACGACCTCCGAGACGGAACCGGGTCGACCGCACGCGGTGGAGCGGTTATGGCAGGTCCGCGAACTGCGATTCGCGGCCGTGGCCGCGCTGCTGCTCGCCGGAGCCTGGCCTGCGACCGCCGCAGGCGCGGAGGCGATCGGCACCGGTCTGACGCTGGCCTCGGCGATAGCGGGTGCCGCGACGTTCGTGCCCGGCGCCCTGCGCAACCTGCTGCGTCGCCGAGTCGGAGTCGGCACGCTGATGTCCATCGCCGCCGTCGGCGCCGTCGCCCTGGGACAGCTCACCGAGGCCGCCATGCTCGGCGTGCTCTTCTCCGTCGCCGAAGGGCTGGAGCACTACGCGATCGCTCGCACCCGTCGCAGCCTGCGCGCCCTGCTCGGCCTGGTGCCCCCGACGGCGTCGGTGCTCCGGGACGGTGCCGAGAGCCGGGTGGCGCCGGGAGACCTCGTCGTCGGGGATCGGCTGCTGCTGCGGCCCGGCGAGCGAGCGGCCACCGACGGCGTGGTCCGCACCGGCCGCACCACCCTGGACCTCTCGGCGATCACCGGCGAGTCGATGCCGGTCGAAGCGGGTCCCGGCGCCGTCGTGCATGCCGGGGCGATCAACGGCGGCGGCGCGATCGAGGTCGACGTCACCGCGCGGACCTCGGACTCCTCGCTGGCCCGCATCGTGCACATCGTCGAGGAGGCCCAGGAGCGCAAGGGCAGCGGCCAACGCCTGGCCGACCGCATCGCCCGGCCGCTAGTCCCGGCGATCATGGTCTTGGCGCTGCTCATCGCCGCGGGCGGTGCGCTGCTCGGCGACCCCCTGGTCTGGTTGGAACGCGCCCTCGTCGTGCTCGTCGCCGCCTCGCCCTGCGCGCTGGCGATCTCCGTGCCGCTGACTGTGGTCGCCGCCGTCGGCGCGGCAGGAAGACACGGTGTGCTGATCAAGGGCGGCATGGCGCTGGAGGAACTCGGCCGCGTCGACACCGTGGCACTGGACAAGACCGGCACCTTGACCCGCAACACCCCCGAGGTCGTGGCCGTGATCTCGACCGAGCAGGACACCAGCAGGGCGGATGTCCTCGCCGCGGCGGCGGCGCTGGAGATCCGCAGCGAACACCCCCTGTCCCGCGCGATCCTCGCCGCCGCCGGGGACGTCTCCGCCGCCGACGACGTCACGGCGATCCCCGGCCACGGCCTGCGGGGACGCCGTCACGGGCGACTACTGCGGCTTGGCAGACCCGGCTGGATCGACGCGGGCTCCTCGGCCGAGGAGGTCGAGCGACTTCAGGCCCTCGGCGCCACCGTGGTGCTTCTGGAACGGGACGGCACCCTGGCCGGGGTGATCGCCGTCCGCGACGAACTGCGCGCCGAGGTCCCCGTGGTCGTCGACCGGCTGCGCCGGATGAACATCGACACCGCGATGCTCAGCGGCGACAACTCCCGCACCGCCGCAGCGCTGGCCGCCCAGGCAGGCATCCACACCGTGCACGCCGAACTGCTCCCCGAGGACAAGGCCCGTCTCCTGGCTGACCTGCGGGGCGGCGGCCGGATCGCCATGGTCGGCGACGGCGTCAACGACGCACCGGCGCTGGCGACCGCCGACGTCGGCATCGCCATGGGCGCTATGGGCACCGACGTCGCCATCGAGACCGCCGACGTCGCCCTGATGGGCGAGGACCTCCGGCACCTGCCCCAGACACTCGCCCATGCCCGCCACGCCCGAGCCGTCATGCTGCAGAACGTCGCACTCTCCCTGGCGATCATCGCCGTACTCATCCCGCTCGGCGCCGTCGGCGTCCTCGGGCTGGCGAGTGTCGTGTTCATCCATGAACTGGCCGAGGTCCTGGTCATCCTCAACGCCGTCCGAGCGGCGCGCATCGTCGCCCTGCCCGGCGTCGCGACACCGGCTGGGACGTCGCCACCGTCCTCGTCCGACGGCGGGCGCCCCCAACCGGCAGCGCCGTGCTGCGACGTCTGTTGA
- a CDS encoding ArsR/SmtB family transcription factor, whose amino-acid sequence MTVDRDDACDLLCLDLPHAEEIRAGLPALSAVEPAAAAARALSDPTRLTIAVALAAGGELCVCDVAWIVGHAQNLVSHHLRQLKIAALVSSRRDGKLVMYSLTGRGRRLLTAVLGEHVAPIVGAAIGTGTSTEGGRRG is encoded by the coding sequence GTGACCGTTGATCGTGACGACGCCTGTGACCTGTTGTGCCTTGATCTGCCGCATGCGGAGGAGATCAGGGCGGGCCTGCCCGCGCTGTCTGCGGTGGAGCCCGCTGCGGCGGCCGCGCGGGCGTTGAGCGACCCGACCCGGCTGACCATCGCCGTGGCCCTGGCCGCCGGCGGCGAGTTGTGCGTCTGCGACGTGGCCTGGATCGTGGGGCACGCGCAGAACCTGGTCTCCCACCACCTGCGGCAGCTCAAGATCGCCGCCCTGGTGTCCTCCCGGCGGGACGGCAAGCTGGTGATGTACTCCCTGACCGGGCGAGGTCGCCGCCTCCTCACCGCGGTCCTGGGGGAGCACGTCGCCCCGATCGTCGGCGCCGCGATCGGGACCGGGACGTCGACCGAGGGTGGACGGCGTGGCTGA
- a CDS encoding putative immunity protein gives MTTAGEHPTIELSLAELREIAGYAVACAEPAMAIFDRARPSDRRSRAAVDAAQAFAAGAARTKGIREAAWAAQRAFGAARDAGQAAAAEAARAAVASAGAAFLHPLARATQVWHLLGSAAHAARAFELAACDDPAVGAAHLEQARVLARPVVVRVLLRYPNAPGGRGRTGELLRSLDAALRQQAAGA, from the coding sequence ATGACGACGGCAGGAGAGCACCCGACGATCGAACTCAGCCTGGCGGAACTGCGCGAGATCGCCGGTTATGCCGTGGCCTGTGCCGAACCCGCGATGGCGATCTTCGATCGCGCACGCCCGTCGGATCGGCGCTCACGGGCCGCCGTCGACGCTGCGCAGGCGTTCGCCGCCGGGGCGGCCCGCACGAAGGGAATCCGGGAGGCGGCGTGGGCGGCGCAGCGGGCGTTCGGGGCTGCCCGTGATGCCGGGCAGGCCGCGGCTGCCGAAGCTGCGCGCGCCGCCGTCGCCTCGGCCGGTGCGGCGTTCCTGCACCCCCTGGCGAGGGCGACCCAGGTCTGGCACCTCCTCGGATCGGCCGCCCACGCGGCTCGGGCATTCGAACTGGCGGCCTGCGACGACCCCGCCGTCGGCGCCGCGCACCTGGAACAGGCGCGGGTGCTGGCCCGTCCCGTCGTGGTGCGCGTCCTGCTCCGGTATCCGAACGCCCCCGGTGGTCGTGGCCGGACCGGAGAACTGCTGCGGAGTCTGGACGCGGCGCTGCGACAGCAGGCGGCCGGGGCCTGA
- a CDS encoding LacI family DNA-binding transcriptional regulator produces the protein MAEKRPVKARRGRPRQAEVARLAGVSQTTVSLVIGGNKQGIVLHPDTRARVLEAARALGYVPDPAARRLAAARNNLLGVFSFTATFPTAVEHSYYPFLVGIEQEAAARGYDMVLFTGSSSGGAQAGASGALERVRLADGCLFLGRHIPADELRRLVEDGYPAVHIGRRDELDGLAWVGADYVDASAEVVRHLAGLGHRRIVLVREDDDAPASTDRERGFREALAAAGLPDAVPVARAADPVAEITPDWLRDRHAEGVTAFVAEETDTGAAWRALLAAVEGAGLDVPADVSLALLGSPPADFAGRPLPTGFDVPRAELGAAAVRALTALLTTGETESPLVACAFRPGSTAGPAAVQ, from the coding sequence ATGGCCGAGAAACGACCGGTGAAAGCTCGCCGGGGGCGGCCGAGGCAGGCGGAGGTCGCCCGGCTCGCCGGGGTGTCGCAGACGACGGTGTCGCTGGTGATCGGCGGCAACAAGCAGGGCATCGTGCTGCATCCCGACACCCGCGCCCGCGTGCTGGAGGCGGCCAGGGCGTTGGGCTACGTGCCCGACCCGGCGGCTCGGCGACTGGCCGCCGCCCGCAACAACCTGTTGGGGGTCTTCAGCTTCACCGCCACGTTCCCGACCGCCGTGGAGCACTCGTACTACCCGTTCCTCGTCGGCATCGAGCAGGAGGCGGCCGCGCGCGGCTACGACATGGTGCTGTTCACCGGCTCCAGTTCCGGCGGCGCACAGGCAGGCGCGTCCGGCGCGCTGGAACGGGTACGACTCGCCGACGGATGTCTGTTCCTCGGCCGCCACATCCCCGCCGACGAGCTGCGCAGGCTGGTCGAGGACGGCTATCCGGCCGTGCACATCGGCCGCCGCGACGAACTCGACGGCCTGGCCTGGGTCGGCGCCGACTACGTGGACGCCAGCGCCGAGGTGGTCCGACACCTCGCCGGGCTCGGCCACCGCCGCATCGTGCTCGTCCGCGAGGACGACGACGCCCCCGCGTCCACCGACCGCGAGCGCGGCTTCCGCGAGGCGCTGGCCGCCGCCGGACTCCCCGACGCCGTTCCCGTGGCACGTGCCGCCGATCCGGTCGCGGAGATCACGCCGGACTGGCTCCGGGACCGGCACGCCGAGGGCGTCACCGCCTTCGTCGCGGAGGAGACCGACACCGGGGCGGCCTGGCGGGCGCTGCTGGCGGCCGTCGAGGGCGCGGGACTCGACGTCCCCGCCGACGTCTCGCTCGCGCTGCTCGGCTCCCCGCCCGCCGACTTCGCAGGCCGTCCCCTTCCCACCGGATTCGACGTTCCCCGTGCCGAACTCGGCGCGGCCGCCGTGCGGGCGCTCACCGCCCTGCTCACCACCGGCGAGACCGAGTCTCCCCTGGTGGCCTGCGCCTTCCGGCCGGGGAGCACGGCGGGCCCTGCGGCCGTCCAGTGA
- a CDS encoding FAD-dependent oxidoreductase, whose protein sequence is MPTPIGTPTETDVLIVGGGLGGVAAALAVCRAGRTAVLTEETDWIGGQLTAQAVPPDEHPWVEQFGVTATYRALRESIREHYRRWYPLRAEALDLPYLNPGAGRVSKLCHEPKVALAVLEAMLAPHRAAGRLTVLTEQRPVAAETDHDAVRAVTVADVRDGARHTITAAYVIDATETGELLELAGVEHALGAESRAEYDEPHAPEVADPLNQQGITVCFALSHHEGADHTIDRPAGYDFWRSYRPDFWPGPLLGFLAPDPRTLAPVERTFVPNPDVDPLAVTADQSADAGDKELWGFRRIIARGMHRPGAVDSDVTLVNWPLNDYWLKPLVGAGEETSRQALAGARELSLSVLYWLQTEAPRTDGGTGFPGLRLRPDITGTADGLAKSAYVREARRIKAVTTVTEHDVAIDIVGPYGGTRYRDSVGVGGYRIDLHPSTGGDDYIDVGSVPFEIPLGALVPRRVRNLLPAGKNIGTTHITNGCYRLHPVEWNVGEVAGALAAHCVTENVQPHQVQEQDKRFDEFARVLDRAGVQRHWPDVRGY, encoded by the coding sequence ATGCCCACCCCCATCGGCACTCCGACCGAGACCGACGTCCTCATCGTGGGCGGCGGACTAGGCGGCGTGGCCGCCGCCCTCGCCGTCTGTCGGGCCGGGCGCACCGCCGTCCTGACCGAGGAGACCGACTGGATCGGCGGCCAGCTCACCGCGCAGGCCGTGCCCCCGGACGAGCACCCCTGGGTGGAGCAGTTCGGCGTCACCGCCACCTATCGGGCGCTGCGCGAGTCGATCCGCGAGCACTACCGCCGCTGGTATCCGCTGCGCGCCGAGGCCCTCGACCTGCCGTACCTCAATCCGGGTGCGGGGCGGGTCAGCAAGCTCTGCCACGAGCCGAAGGTGGCGCTCGCCGTGCTGGAGGCGATGCTGGCACCGCACCGCGCCGCAGGCAGGCTCACCGTCCTCACCGAGCAGCGGCCCGTCGCCGCCGAGACCGACCACGACGCCGTCCGCGCCGTCACCGTCGCCGACGTCCGCGACGGCGCCCGGCACACCATCACGGCCGCCTACGTCATCGACGCCACCGAGACCGGCGAACTGCTCGAACTGGCAGGCGTCGAGCACGCCCTGGGCGCCGAGTCCCGCGCCGAGTACGACGAGCCGCACGCCCCCGAGGTCGCGGACCCGCTCAACCAGCAGGGCATCACCGTCTGCTTCGCCCTCTCCCATCACGAGGGCGCCGACCACACCATCGACCGGCCTGCGGGCTACGACTTCTGGCGTTCGTACCGCCCCGACTTCTGGCCCGGTCCGCTGCTCGGCTTCCTGGCCCCCGACCCGCGCACGCTCGCGCCGGTCGAACGCACTTTCGTGCCGAACCCGGACGTCGATCCGCTCGCCGTCACGGCCGATCAGAGCGCCGACGCGGGTGACAAGGAGCTGTGGGGCTTCCGCCGCATCATCGCCAGGGGGATGCACCGCCCCGGCGCCGTCGACTCGGACGTCACGCTCGTCAACTGGCCGCTCAACGACTACTGGCTCAAGCCGCTCGTCGGTGCGGGCGAGGAGACCTCCCGGCAGGCGCTGGCCGGGGCGAGGGAGTTGTCGCTGTCGGTCCTGTACTGGCTGCAGACCGAGGCGCCGCGCACCGACGGCGGCACCGGCTTCCCCGGGCTCCGGCTGCGTCCCGACATCACGGGCACCGCCGACGGCCTGGCCAAGTCCGCGTACGTCCGCGAGGCCCGCCGCATCAAGGCCGTCACCACCGTCACCGAGCATGACGTGGCCATCGACATCGTCGGCCCGTACGGCGGCACCCGGTACCGCGACTCCGTGGGCGTCGGCGGTTACCGCATCGACCTGCATCCCTCCACGGGCGGCGACGACTACATCGACGTCGGCTCCGTTCCGTTCGAGATCCCGCTCGGCGCGCTCGTGCCACGCCGGGTCCGCAACCTGCTGCCCGCAGGCAAGAACATCGGCACCACGCACATCACCAACGGCTGCTACCGCCTGCACCCGGTCGAGTGGAACGTCGGCGAGGTCGCCGGGGCGCTCGCCGCGCACTGCGTCACCGAGAACGTGCAGCCGCACCAGGTGCAGGAGCAGGACAAGAGGTTCGACGAGTTCGCCCGCGTGCTCGACCGGGCCGGGGTGCAGCGGCACTGGCCCGACGTTCGCGGCTACTAG
- a CDS encoding hydantoinase/oxoprolinase family protein, which yields MAPHRIRVGIDVGGTFTDAVAIDSATLELVAQVKVPTSHHHADGVAHGIVEALNRLLTDVGRTPDDVAFLAHGTTQATNALLEGDVAPVGLIGIGTGLGAVPTRRLAGLAKLDLTPGRRFPLHYAHVADPGEAANVRTAVEQLVAAGVEVLVASEPFSVDLPDGEAAVLETARPYGLPMTAAHEITSLYGLRKRTRTAVVNAAIMPKMLATAELVDAGITAAGVQAPLMVMRCDGGVMSLTEMRRRPLLTVLSGPAAGVAGALMQERVSEGVFLETGGTSTDISVIRRGKVAVKHATILGKTSYLSALDVRTVGVGGGSLVRLGDGRVHGVGPRSAHIAGLPYACYADPADLRDAKLTTVSPLPGDPGDYAVLDAAGGRFAITMTCAANALGRVPDGDFAACDPAAALAALAPLAQALGTDVAGAATRVLDAGVRQVREVVDEMIGDYRLDRDTVVLVGGGGGAAAVTPHLAATTGLSGRIAAHNEVISPIGVALALVREQVERIIPGATQEQILGVRGEAEAAVVAQGAAPAAVEVEVTVDPQTNTVRAVATGATELRTQDRAHRADDAERLSAAATSLKVDPSTVEVLAGTSAHTVYGTTHRRRFRRARRPVRVIDADGVVRLHAADAHVATTTVGEAPELLNRLIHESTSYGDGGVRAPALRLLLGSRIADLSGVLDAESLLALARSELRSRAADEPVIAVLEARS from the coding sequence GTGGCTCCGCACCGCATCCGCGTCGGCATCGACGTGGGCGGAACCTTCACCGACGCCGTCGCGATCGACTCCGCCACGCTGGAGCTCGTCGCCCAGGTGAAGGTCCCGACCAGTCACCATCACGCCGACGGCGTCGCGCACGGCATCGTGGAGGCGCTGAACCGGCTGTTGACCGACGTCGGCCGCACGCCGGACGACGTCGCGTTCCTCGCCCACGGCACCACGCAGGCCACCAACGCCCTGTTGGAGGGCGATGTGGCGCCGGTCGGCCTGATCGGCATCGGCACCGGACTCGGCGCCGTGCCGACCAGACGCCTCGCCGGGCTCGCGAAGCTCGACCTCACGCCCGGCAGACGGTTCCCGCTGCACTACGCGCACGTGGCCGATCCCGGCGAGGCCGCGAACGTGCGCACCGCCGTCGAGCAGCTCGTCGCGGCGGGCGTCGAGGTGCTCGTGGCCAGCGAGCCGTTCAGCGTCGACCTGCCGGACGGCGAGGCCGCGGTGTTGGAGACGGCCCGTCCCTATGGGCTTCCGATGACCGCGGCGCACGAGATCACCTCGCTGTACGGGCTGCGCAAGCGCACCCGCACCGCCGTGGTCAACGCCGCGATCATGCCGAAGATGCTGGCCACCGCCGAACTGGTGGACGCGGGCATCACGGCGGCCGGGGTGCAGGCGCCGCTGATGGTGATGCGGTGCGACGGCGGCGTCATGTCGCTCACCGAGATGCGGCGACGACCGCTGCTGACCGTGCTGTCCGGGCCCGCGGCCGGGGTGGCCGGGGCATTGATGCAGGAACGGGTCAGCGAGGGCGTGTTCCTGGAGACCGGCGGCACGTCCACCGACATCAGCGTGATCCGCCGGGGCAAGGTCGCCGTCAAGCACGCCACCATCCTCGGCAAGACCTCGTACCTCTCCGCGTTGGACGTGCGCACGGTCGGCGTCGGCGGCGGCTCCCTGGTGCGGCTCGGCGACGGCCGGGTGCACGGCGTCGGGCCGCGCAGCGCGCACATCGCGGGCCTGCCGTACGCCTGCTACGCCGACCCGGCGGACCTGCGCGACGCGAAGCTCACCACCGTGAGCCCGCTGCCGGGCGATCCTGGCGACTACGCGGTCCTCGACGCCGCAGGCGGCCGCTTCGCCATCACCATGACCTGCGCGGCGAACGCGCTGGGCCGGGTCCCCGACGGCGACTTCGCCGCCTGCGACCCGGCGGCAGCCCTGGCGGCACTCGCGCCGCTCGCCCAGGCCCTCGGCACCGACGTCGCGGGCGCCGCGACGCGGGTGCTGGACGCGGGCGTGCGGCAGGTGCGCGAGGTGGTGGACGAGATGATCGGCGACTACCGCCTCGACCGCGACACCGTCGTCCTGGTCGGCGGCGGGGGCGGGGCGGCGGCCGTGACCCCGCATCTGGCCGCCACGACCGGCCTCTCGGGTCGGATCGCCGCGCACAACGAGGTCATCAGCCCGATCGGCGTGGCGCTCGCCTTAGTACGGGAACAGGTCGAGCGGATCATCCCCGGCGCCACCCAGGAGCAGATCCTCGGCGTACGGGGCGAGGCGGAGGCCGCCGTCGTGGCGCAGGGCGCCGCGCCTGCGGCGGTGGAGGTCGAGGTCACGGTCGACCCGCAGACCAACACGGTCCGGGCGGTCGCGACCGGCGCGACCGAGCTGCGCACTCAGGACCGGGCCCACCGCGCCGATGACGCCGAGCGGCTCTCGGCGGCGGCGACCAGCCTCAAAGTCGATCCGTCCACTGTGGAGGTCTTGGCTGGCACGTCCGCGCACACCGTCTACGGCACCACCCACCGTCGCCGTTTCCGCAGGGCTCGCCGCCCTGTCCGCGTGATCGACGCCGACGGCGTGGTGCGGCTCCACGCCGCCGACGCGCACGTCGCGACGACCACGGTCGGCGAGGCGCCGGAGCTGCTGAATCGTCTGATCCACGAGTCCACCTCGTACGGTGACGGCGGCGTCCGCGCTCCGGCGTTGCGCCTGCTGCTCGGCTCTCGGATCGCGGACCTGTCCGGGGTGCTCGACGCGGAGTCGCTGCTGGCGCTGGCCCGCAGCGAGCTGCGCTCCCGCGCGGCCGACGAACCGGTGATCGCGGTGCTGGAGGCCCGGTCATGA
- a CDS encoding TRAP transporter large permease subunit produces MGIIIILLMLAAVGLMLTRKLPTAVTLVLLAVAVAAVVGAPIVGENSIVDTVLQEGAVAQAATMIAVLIGSWMGKLMQETGIASTLVRKIVEFGGDRPTVVALGVLLVSALIGTVTGSAPAAMMAGIIGIPAMVAVGVPKATAAGTILMGIAAGMPFELPIWQFFSTTLDLPVETVRGFMLRLFPFAAVFAVLFVLIENRRRGVEHAWSLANPAARSTGGGDRRRNRARQMGDAPWYALLAPLVPLVLALGFELAIIPSMLAGVLYALVTTTRPREMNKRLLRTLYGGFEIAAPPIVLFIAIGILLSAVRLPGAVEALNPLVTAVSPANPIVFVVVFTVLTPLCLYRGPLNVYGLGAGIAGVLISAGIYPAAAVLGLTASYNQVFGVADPTSTQTVWAAQYSGVSPQQVMLRTLPYVWCVALAGLIVTAVTEL; encoded by the coding sequence ATGGGGATCATCATCATCCTGCTCATGCTGGCGGCCGTCGGCCTGATGCTCACGCGCAAGCTGCCCACGGCCGTCACCCTGGTCCTGCTGGCCGTGGCCGTGGCCGCCGTGGTCGGCGCTCCGATCGTCGGCGAGAACAGCATCGTGGACACGGTCCTCCAGGAGGGCGCGGTGGCGCAGGCCGCCACCATGATCGCCGTGCTCATCGGCTCCTGGATGGGCAAGCTGATGCAGGAGACCGGCATCGCCAGCACCCTCGTCCGCAAGATCGTCGAGTTCGGGGGTGACCGGCCCACCGTGGTGGCGCTCGGCGTGCTCCTGGTCTCCGCGCTCATCGGCACCGTCACCGGCTCCGCACCCGCCGCGATGATGGCGGGCATCATCGGCATTCCCGCGATGGTCGCGGTCGGTGTCCCGAAGGCCACCGCCGCAGGGACCATCCTGATGGGAATCGCCGCAGGCATGCCGTTCGAGCTGCCGATCTGGCAGTTCTTCTCCACGACGCTGGACCTGCCGGTGGAGACCGTGCGCGGGTTCATGCTGCGGCTGTTCCCCTTCGCCGCCGTGTTCGCCGTGCTCTTCGTCCTCATCGAGAACCGCCGCAGGGGCGTCGAGCACGCCTGGTCCCTGGCGAACCCGGCCGCGCGTTCGACAGGCGGCGGCGACCGACGGCGCAACCGGGCCCGGCAGATGGGCGACGCGCCGTGGTACGCGCTGCTCGCCCCGCTCGTGCCGCTGGTGCTCGCGCTGGGCTTCGAGCTGGCGATCATCCCGTCGATGCTCGCGGGCGTGCTGTACGCGCTGGTGACCACGACCCGGCCGAGGGAGATGAACAAGCGGCTCCTGCGCACGCTGTACGGCGGCTTCGAGATCGCCGCCCCGCCCATCGTGCTGTTCATCGCGATCGGCATCCTGCTCTCCGCAGTGCGGCTGCCCGGCGCGGTCGAGGCGCTCAACCCGCTCGTCACGGCGGTCAGCCCGGCGAATCCGATCGTCTTCGTGGTGGTCTTCACGGTGTTGACTCCGCTGTGCCTCTACCGAGGCCCGCTGAACGTCTACGGGCTCGGCGCCGGCATCGCCGGAGTGCTCATCTCCGCAGGCATCTACCCGGCCGCCGCCGTGCTGGGCCTGACCGCCTCGTACAACCAGGTCTTCGGTGTCGCCGACCCGACGAGCACTCAGACCGTGTGGGCGGCGCAGTACTCCGGCGTCAGCCCGCAACAGGTGATGCTGCGCACGCTGCCGTACGTGTGGTGCGTCGCCCTCGCCGGTCTGATCGTCACTGCCGTCACCGAGCTGTAG